From one Alicyclobacillus acidocaldarius subsp. acidocaldarius Tc-4-1 genomic stretch:
- a CDS encoding efflux RND transporter periplasmic adaptor subunit yields the protein MAISSEKRTGRRVGAVIGFVLALLALLVGALVVWKSRHALPVVETAPVSLQRIERVTLAAGTVRPVARQIVNLDNLSAPVERVLVHVGQRVQAGQPLIQLSTASAEASVQAAELALSDAESAYQRVLAQYNQAPTALKALFLPQLNAAEASVASARSQLAQAEANEAQLTITATMSGIVLIANPNGVDADGNQTPVVEVASPAKDVVMDLSEVDAAQIKVGMTATMQTDAYPNQTFTGSVTSIAPYAELSSSGAPVVEVTVQPRGSFPVPYGYQLTCRILSRSPSPVPTVPYSAIVQNGTGYAVYEWRNGHVYLVPVKLGMTSDTAVQVLSGVAPGNRVVINPPDNLVNGEAVRTS from the coding sequence TTGGCCATCTCGTCGGAAAAGCGGACAGGCCGACGTGTCGGCGCCGTGATCGGCTTCGTGCTGGCCCTTCTGGCGCTTCTCGTGGGGGCGCTTGTCGTGTGGAAATCTCGACACGCCTTGCCTGTGGTCGAGACGGCGCCTGTGTCGCTGCAGCGAATTGAGCGGGTGACCCTGGCGGCAGGCACGGTGCGCCCGGTGGCCCGCCAGATCGTCAATTTGGACAACCTGTCGGCTCCTGTCGAGCGCGTGCTGGTGCACGTGGGGCAGCGCGTGCAAGCGGGGCAACCGCTCATTCAGTTGAGCACGGCTTCCGCGGAAGCCAGCGTGCAGGCCGCGGAATTGGCGCTCTCCGATGCCGAGTCGGCGTATCAGCGCGTGCTGGCGCAATATAACCAGGCGCCGACGGCGCTCAAGGCGCTGTTTCTTCCGCAGCTGAACGCGGCCGAGGCTTCGGTGGCGTCAGCGAGAAGTCAGCTCGCACAGGCGGAGGCCAACGAGGCCCAGTTGACCATCACGGCGACGATGTCGGGCATCGTGCTCATCGCAAACCCGAACGGCGTGGACGCGGACGGGAATCAGACGCCGGTCGTCGAGGTGGCGAGCCCAGCAAAGGACGTCGTCATGGATCTGTCGGAAGTCGACGCAGCTCAAATCAAGGTGGGCATGACGGCCACGATGCAAACGGATGCATATCCCAATCAGACGTTTACCGGCTCGGTGACGTCCATCGCGCCGTACGCGGAGCTCTCGTCAAGCGGGGCGCCGGTCGTGGAGGTGACTGTGCAGCCGCGCGGATCGTTTCCGGTTCCATATGGATATCAACTCACCTGCCGGATCCTCAGCCGCTCGCCATCGCCCGTGCCCACGGTGCCCTACAGCGCCATCGTGCAGAACGGTACCGGCTATGCGGTGTACGAGTGGAGGAACGGCCACGTCTATCTCGTGCCAGTGAAGCTCGGCATGACGAGCGATACGGCGGTGCAGGTGCTGTCCGGAGTCGCTCCTGGCAATCGGGTCGTGATCAATCCGCCAGACAATCTCGTGAACGGAGAGGCAGTGCGCACATCATGA